A genomic region of Spirochaetota bacterium contains the following coding sequences:
- a CDS encoding glycosyltransferase family 4 protein, translating into MKNIGFISTRISGTDGVSHEIEKWALTLERNGFSCFYCAGEADRPPERCMIIDEAHFKHPDATAINRDVFGKSTRSSETTRLVHAMAAHLKQEIGRFVRDFGIDCIIAENVLAIPMNIPLGVAVTELIAETGIATVAHHHDFAWERERFLVNAAGDFIQMSFPPALPSVRHVVINSLAQVSLSHRRGVTSTVIPNTFDYANPPAPADPSVTMSLRKEIGLGRDELFVLQPTRVVPRKCIERSIDLVSRLRGSGRRLVISHPSGDEGDEYESRLREYADMREVELIFIDRLVSPGRSASKDRPYAIGDVYQAADLVTYPSSYEGFGNAFLETVYFKKPIVMNRYPVFIADIEPKGFDLCLIDGFITGGTVSEVEGILADAGIRGPMADTNYRVAREHFSFEKLEELLTGVMRTL; encoded by the coding sequence ATGAAAAACATCGGATTCATATCGACCCGCATTTCCGGAACCGACGGCGTGAGTCACGAGATCGAGAAGTGGGCTCTGACCCTCGAGCGGAACGGTTTTTCATGCTTTTACTGCGCCGGCGAGGCGGACAGGCCGCCGGAGCGGTGCATGATCATCGATGAGGCGCACTTCAAGCACCCCGACGCAACGGCGATTAACAGGGATGTCTTCGGAAAAAGTACCCGCTCGAGCGAGACGACACGGCTGGTCCACGCCATGGCGGCCCATCTCAAGCAGGAGATCGGGCGTTTCGTCCGTGACTTCGGCATCGACTGCATCATCGCCGAGAACGTCCTGGCCATCCCGATGAATATCCCCCTGGGCGTTGCCGTGACGGAGCTCATCGCGGAGACCGGTATCGCCACTGTCGCCCACCATCACGATTTCGCCTGGGAGCGCGAGCGGTTCCTGGTCAACGCCGCCGGCGATTTCATCCAGATGAGCTTTCCCCCGGCGCTGCCCTCGGTCCGTCATGTGGTCATTAATTCCCTGGCCCAGGTGTCACTTTCCCACCGCCGCGGCGTGACGAGCACGGTCATCCCCAATACCTTCGATTACGCCAATCCTCCCGCTCCGGCCGACCCGTCGGTGACCATGAGCCTCCGGAAGGAGATCGGCCTGGGGAGGGATGAGCTTTTCGTGCTCCAGCCGACCAGGGTCGTTCCGCGGAAATGCATCGAGCGTTCCATTGACCTGGTGAGCAGGCTCCGGGGAAGCGGCCGGCGTCTCGTCATCTCTCACCCTTCGGGTGATGAGGGAGACGAATATGAGAGCAGGCTCAGGGAATACGCGGACATGCGGGAGGTGGAGCTGATATTCATCGATCGCCTCGTGTCGCCGGGACGTTCCGCGTCGAAGGACCGGCCCTATGCCATCGGCGACGTGTACCAGGCAGCCGATCTGGTGACCTATCCTTCCTCCTATGAAGGGTTCGGGAACGCCTTCCTGGAGACCGTGTACTTCAAAAAGCCCATAGTGATGAACCGCTACCCGGTCTTCATCGCCGACATCGAGCCGAAGGGCTTCGACCTCTGTCTCATCGACGGCTTCATCACTGGCGGCACCGTCAGCGAAGTTGAAGGAATACTCGCTGATGCAGGAATCCGCGGCCCCATGGCCGACACGAACTACCGCGTGGCGCGGGAGCACTTTTCCTTCGAGAAGCTGGAGGAGCTCCTGACGGGCGTGATGCGCACCCTTTAG
- a CDS encoding carbon-nitrogen hydrolase family protein: protein MNFRVILCQKQLGVPVTHDEADMMRRFRPHFVCFPEYFFVNTSLGTQVQTPHNQARQLQRIKTLSRELSTVVIGGTMPELADGVIYNTTFVFQEGRLLGSYRKKNLYAPEKAKIAPGGPYRVFEAYGVTFGVIICADVFDDDGFHFMRDNGARIVFSPVFSPRKEESIEEKFKRDNDLYVRGAALSGAVIVKVCGVKSEFRNFLQARSLIANGNGVLYRVSPEEEDSTMIICREIEV from the coding sequence ATGAATTTCCGTGTAATCCTCTGCCAGAAACAGCTGGGCGTGCCCGTCACCCATGACGAGGCGGATATGATGCGGCGCTTCAGGCCGCACTTCGTCTGTTTCCCTGAATACTTTTTCGTGAACACGAGCCTGGGCACACAGGTGCAGACGCCGCACAACCAGGCGCGCCAGCTGCAGCGCATTAAAACCCTTTCCCGGGAGCTCTCAACGGTGGTGATCGGCGGGACCATGCCGGAGCTCGCCGATGGAGTCATCTACAACACGACCTTCGTGTTCCAGGAAGGACGTCTCCTGGGAAGCTACCGCAAGAAGAACCTTTACGCCCCTGAAAAGGCGAAGATCGCGCCGGGCGGACCATACCGGGTCTTCGAGGCATACGGCGTCACCTTCGGCGTTATCATCTGCGCGGACGTATTTGATGATGACGGCTTCCATTTCATGCGCGACAACGGCGCGCGCATCGTCTTCTCGCCGGTGTTCTCGCCGCGCAAGGAGGAATCGATCGAGGAAAAATTCAAGCGCGACAATGACCTGTACGTGCGGGGGGCCGCCCTTTCGGGCGCGGTCATCGTCAAGGTGTGCGGGGTGAAATCGGAGTTCCGGAACTTCCTCCAGGCCCGGAGCCTCATTGCAAACGGTAACGGCGTCCTCTACCGGGTAAGCCCTGAAGAAGAAGACTCAACAATGATCATCTGCCGCGAAATCGAAGTCTAA
- a CDS encoding septation protein IspZ — protein MAFLLLQFLPILVFIVVDTIIENTVISIISAVVCTVIQAGITFFMTGEFDYFMLADVALIAVMGGVSLITKDERFFKVKPAVIEGLCVPFILYFMFAPARFIMSYFGRYMPPGRALVPEAIPLLKTTLLITAAYMALHILAILYTAFYSDKKTWAFVSGPGFYFLFIPIMAWVLFKRIRAGRRPKSGAPPGIDTMS, from the coding sequence ATGGCGTTCCTGCTCCTTCAATTTCTGCCCATTCTTGTTTTTATCGTTGTTGATACGATTATCGAAAATACCGTCATCTCCATCATCTCCGCAGTGGTCTGCACCGTCATCCAGGCGGGGATCACCTTTTTCATGACAGGTGAATTCGATTATTTCATGCTCGCCGACGTGGCCCTCATCGCGGTCATGGGGGGAGTTTCGCTCATCACGAAGGATGAGCGTTTCTTCAAAGTGAAACCCGCCGTGATCGAGGGCCTGTGCGTTCCCTTTATCCTTTATTTTATGTTCGCCCCGGCCAGGTTCATCATGAGCTATTTCGGCAGGTACATGCCCCCGGGCCGGGCCCTTGTGCCGGAGGCGATTCCCCTGCTGAAAACGACGCTTCTCATCACCGCGGCATACATGGCGCTTCACATCCTCGCCATTCTTTATACCGCTTTTTACTCCGATAAAAAGACCTGGGCCTTCGTCTCCGGCCCGGGATTTTATTTTCTCTTTATCCCGATCATGGCCTGGGTGCTTTTCAAGCGAATAAGGGCGGGCCGACGGCCGAAGAGCGGGGCTCCGCCGGGAATAGATACGATGTCTTGA
- a CDS encoding SDR family NAD(P)-dependent oxidoreductase, with protein MNEIRFDGRVAIVTGAGTGMGRQYALDLASRGAMVVVNDCGCDRHGEGSSESVANRVADEIRLLGGKAVAVFGDVSDASTGKALVETALDTFGSVDILVNNAGIILDHSFLKTTESEWDRIVGVHLKGAFLVTQPAFSVMRERGYGRIIMTTSGAGLYGNFGQANYGAAKMGLIGLMNVLELEGNRYNICINAIAPLATTRMTADLIQGKFAELMKPSCVTALGLYLVSEENNQTGCIYNAAGGWYSRTEIICGSGTIIGDGTGPVSPEDVKKNFGKINSLKGGKPLSCLQDSFLFVDPVFK; from the coding sequence ATGAACGAAATACGTTTTGATGGACGGGTGGCAATTGTAACCGGCGCTGGCACAGGCATGGGCAGACAATATGCCCTGGACCTGGCGTCACGGGGAGCAATGGTTGTAGTCAATGATTGCGGTTGTGACCGCCATGGAGAAGGATCCTCGGAGTCTGTCGCTAACCGTGTCGCTGACGAAATACGGTTATTGGGCGGAAAGGCCGTGGCCGTTTTCGGCGATGTCTCGGATGCTTCAACCGGGAAAGCACTTGTTGAAACCGCGTTGGATACATTCGGAAGTGTTGACATACTGGTAAATAACGCCGGGATCATCCTTGACCATTCGTTCCTCAAAACAACCGAAAGTGAATGGGACAGGATAGTTGGCGTACACCTGAAAGGGGCTTTCCTTGTAACCCAACCAGCTTTCAGCGTGATGCGTGAGCGCGGATACGGTCGTATCATCATGACAACCTCGGGAGCTGGCCTGTATGGTAATTTCGGGCAGGCCAATTACGGAGCGGCAAAGATGGGATTGATCGGGCTCATGAATGTTCTGGAACTGGAGGGAAACAGGTACAATATTTGCATCAATGCGATAGCCCCCCTGGCCACAACGCGTATGACGGCGGACCTCATCCAGGGAAAGTTCGCGGAGCTGATGAAGCCATCCTGCGTTACGGCCCTGGGTTTGTATCTTGTTTCGGAAGAAAACAATCAAACCGGCTGTATTTATAATGCCGCCGGAGGATGGTACAGCAGGACTGAGATAATCTGCGGTAGCGGAACAATCATTGGGGATGGAACCGGTCCGGTCAGTCCGGAGGATGTGAAAAAAAATTTTGGGAAAATTAATTCACTTAAAGGCGGTAAACCCCTTAGCTGCCTGCAGGATAGTTTTTTATTTGTAGACCCTGTATTCAAATAA
- a CDS encoding uridine kinase, translated as MALIREKDGMRLHVKSRLMGESLVSNSFFETLEVAPQQRLFPDVSILKIGGQSITDRGKKALDSIIAEIAENKPRHKMLITTGGGTRSRHIYSIGIELGMPTGIMGKFGSAISEQNALLVSTLLARDGGIKVDQKQILELSMFYEQGSLPVMAAMPPYDYFSMPSKNARIPMHRTDSGTLIIADLIGAKQCIFVKDENGLYTNDPKKDPDAVFIPEISVSELIGRNLDDMVIERPCLEIIQNSEVIDRIQIINGMVPGNITKALNGEHVGTIIHSDKQKSGGS; from the coding sequence ATGGCACTGATCAGGGAGAAGGACGGAATGCGCCTGCACGTGAAGAGCAGGCTCATGGGGGAGAGCCTTGTGAGCAATTCTTTTTTCGAGACCCTCGAAGTGGCGCCGCAGCAGCGCCTCTTTCCCGACGTGAGCATCCTCAAGATAGGCGGCCAGTCTATCACCGACAGGGGCAAGAAGGCCCTTGATTCGATAATCGCGGAGATCGCCGAGAACAAGCCGCGCCACAAGATGCTCATCACCACGGGCGGCGGCACCAGGAGCAGGCACATCTATTCCATCGGCATCGAGCTCGGCATGCCGACCGGCATCATGGGCAAGTTCGGCAGCGCCATCTCGGAGCAGAACGCCCTTCTCGTATCCACGCTCCTCGCCCGGGACGGAGGCATCAAGGTCGATCAGAAGCAGATCCTCGAGCTCTCCATGTTCTATGAACAGGGGTCCCTTCCCGTCATGGCGGCCATGCCGCCCTACGACTATTTTTCCATGCCGTCAAAGAATGCGCGCATCCCGATGCACCGTACCGATTCGGGAACGCTCATCATCGCCGACCTCATAGGGGCCAAGCAATGCATCTTCGTGAAGGACGAAAACGGGCTCTACACCAATGATCCGAAGAAGGACCCCGATGCCGTCTTCATACCTGAGATCAGCGTGTCCGAGCTCATCGGGCGCAACCTGGACGACATGGTGATCGAGCGCCCCTGCCTGGAGATCATTCAGAACAGCGAGGTCATCGACAGGATCCAGATCATCAACGGCATGGTCCCCGGCAATATCACGAAGGCGCTCAACGGCGAGCACGTGGGCACGATAATACATTCCGATAAGCAGAAAAGCGGTGGGTCATAA